The Salvia miltiorrhiza cultivar Shanhuang (shh) chromosome 1, IMPLAD_Smil_shh, whole genome shotgun sequence genome has a window encoding:
- the LOC131005381 gene encoding uncharacterized protein LOC131005381 isoform X1 — protein sequence MLLRSLLRATAGAASLRQSQWQLTNCRSMASKTPKGGSSKGKNPQPKFDKKTQSKSDLKDKKPQEVLVASPESIAKQDAELRRRLLAEDEKNPALDVGPNGHPLFTSAPSLSSLTGDDVNHYFRFSLKELNEVLPEGLPLGMVKEFEESCRSALLVRQCFINLRDNFRQAIDPSLAAKSRGLKVRKQIVLDGLLSCGKSTVLAMLVNWARTEGWLVLYVPRGRDWTLGGLFYKNPDTNLWDTPVQAVNILQDFLKFNKSLLEGITCKILDPIPLGEGAGVGLPRGRDKVQITEGTTLCQLVEAGIKDSHAAVGVAVRLRKELSKVTSVPVLIAIDQYNNWFTFTNFEEPVTNRSCRPIHAREVATWTRKRQLYVPFASRDVLYGLGVNAFRSMMHDDMMVGAFSHSTAVGKLRQDLPDVPTDARIFLPRYNLDEAATVCYYYLRQRLAKHDAFSEENWKKIFYLSHGNGTEMRYLVPFMR from the exons atgctgCTTCGATCGCTCCTTCGAGCAACCGCCGGCGCCGCGTCACTCCGGCAATCTCAGTGGCAGCTTACCAATTGCCGGAGCATGGCCTCGAAAACGCCTAAAGGTGGTTCCAGCAAAGGAAAGAACCCCCAGCCAAAATTTGATAAGAAAACACAGTCGAAATCCGATCTCAAGGATAAGAAGCCCCAAGAAGTGCTGGTGGCAAGCCCCGAATCTATTGCTAAACAAGACGCGGagctccgccgccgcctgctgGCGGAGGATGAGAAGAACCCCGCCCTCGACGTAGGCCCCAATGGCCACCCCCTCTTCACTTCGGCTCCGTCTCTCTCTTCGCTCACCGGGGATGATGTCAACCATTACTTTAGATTCAG CCTGAAGGAGTTGAACGAGGTTTTGCCGGAGGGGCTTCCGTTGGGAATGGTGAAGGAATTTGAGGAATCATGCAGGAGTGCCTTGTTGGTGCGGCAGTGTTTTATCAATCTTCGTGATAATTTTAGGCAGGCTATTGATCCTTCATTGGCAGCTAAATCTAGAG GTCTTAAAGTAAGAAAGCAAATTGTACTAGATGGCCTTTTGAGTTGTGGGAAGAGTACTGTACTTGCAATGCTTGTTAACTGGGCCCGCACGGAAGGTTGGCTTGTGCTTTATGTCCCTCGAGGTCGAGACTGGACACTCGgtggattattttataaaaatcctGATACTAATCTGTGGGATACCCCTGTGCAGGCTGTAAACATTCTACAA GATTTCTTGAAGTTCAATAAGTCTTTATTGGAAGGTATAACATGCAAAATACTTGATCCCATTCCATTGGGAGAGGGTGCTGGTGTTGGCTTGCCAAGAGGTAGGGATAAGGTGCAAATTACTGAAGGGACAACTCTTTGCCAGCTAGTTGAGGCTGGAATTAAAGACTCACATGCTGCTGTTGGAGTGGCAGTTAGATTGAGGAAGGAATTATCTAAAGTGACTAGTGTCCCTGTTCTTATTGCAATTGATCAA TATAACAATTGGTTCACATTTACCAACTTTGAGGAGCCAGTGACGAATCGTTCTTGTCGACCCATTCATGCTAGAGAAGTTGCTACT TGGACCAGGAAGAGACAACTTTATGTCCCTTTCGCAAGTAGAGATGTATTGTATGGTCTAGGG GTCAATGCATTTAGGTCAATGATGCATGATGATATGATGGTGGGTGCCTTTTCTCATTCAACTGCTGTTGGGAAATTGCGTCAAGATTTGCCAGATGTTCCTACTGATGCTCGAATCTTTCTCCCTCGGTACAATTTGGATGAGGCCGCTACCGTGTGCTACTACTATCTCAG GCAAAGACTAGCGAAACATGATGCATTTTCGGAGGAAAACTGGAAAAAGATCTTCTACTTGTCCCATGGAAATGGAACAGAGATGAGATATTTAGTTCCTTTCATGCGTTGA
- the LOC131005419 gene encoding uncharacterized protein LOC131005419 gives MDPSEAPKCDVAPATATAYLDPNYWDQRFHQEEHYEWFKDYSHFRHLILEYVKSKSAVLEVGCGNSQLCEELYKDGITDLTCIDLSSVAVEKMKQRLLTKGYREIKVLEADMLQMPFEDACFDVVVEKGTMDVLFVDSGDPWNPEPVTVSKVMAMLEGVHRVLKPNGIFISITFGQPHFRRPLFNAPTFTWSIEWKTFGDGFHYFFYILKKGERSSDDVEYIEKPDLPSLSLYHEELEGEDYLFRTNLDEM, from the exons ATGGACCCATCAGAGGCGCCGAAATGCGACGTCGCTCCGGCCACTGCTACCGCATATCTCGACCCAAACTATTG GGATCAGAGGTTTCATCAAGAAGAGCATTACGAGTGGTTCAAAGACTATTCTCACTTTCGTCACCTCATTCTTGAATACGTTAAATCCAAGTCTGCT GTATTAGAGGTTGGATGTGGAAATTCTCAGCTGTGTGAAGAGCTGTATAAAGATGGAATTACTGATCTTACCTGCATTGACTTGTCATCAGTTGCTGTTGAGAAGATGAAGCAGCGATTATTAACCAAGGGCTATAGAG AAATAAAAGTGCTGGAAGCTGATATGTTACAGATGCCTTTTGAAGATGCATGTTTTGATGTGGTTGTAGAGAAAGGAACCATG GATGTATTGTTCGTGGACTCTGGAGATCCCTGGAATCCGGAACCTGTGACAGTGAGTAAAGTGATGGCAATGCTTGAAGGTGTTCATAGAGTTTTGAAACCCAATGGTATCTTCATCTCCATCACCTTTGGCCAG CCGCACTTCAGACGACCTTTGTTCAATGCTCCCACATTTACATGGTCAATTGAATGGAAAACGTTTGGCGATGGGTTTCATTATTTCTTCTATATCTTGAAGAAG GGCGAGAGATCATCAGATGACGTTGAGTATATTGAAAAGCCTGACTTGCCgtccctctctctctaccaTGAGGAATTGGAGGGTGAAGACTATCTGTTTCGTACGAATCTGGATGAGATGTGA
- the LOC131005381 gene encoding uncharacterized protein LOC131005381 isoform X2, which yields MLLRSLLRATAGAASLRQSQWQLTNCRSMASKTPKGGSSKGKNPQPKFDKKTQSKSDLKDKKPQEVLVASPESIAKQDAELRRRLLAEDEKNPALDVGPNGHPLFTSAPSLSSLTGDDVNHYFRFSLKELNEVLPEGLPLGMVKEFEESCRSALLVRQCFINLRDNFRQAIDPSLAAKSRGLKVRKQIVLDGLLSCGKSTVLAMLVNWARTEGWLVLYVPRGRDWTLGGLFYKNPDTNLWDTPVQAVNILQDFLKFNKSLLEGITCKILDPIPLGEGAGVGLPRGRDKVQITEGTTLCQLVEAGIKDSHAAVGVAVRLRKELSKVTSVPVLIAIDQYNNWFTFTNFEEPVTNRSCRPIHAREVATVNAFRSMMHDDMMVGAFSHSTAVGKLRQDLPDVPTDARIFLPRYNLDEAATVCYYYLRQRLAKHDAFSEENWKKIFYLSHGNGTEMRYLVPFMR from the exons atgctgCTTCGATCGCTCCTTCGAGCAACCGCCGGCGCCGCGTCACTCCGGCAATCTCAGTGGCAGCTTACCAATTGCCGGAGCATGGCCTCGAAAACGCCTAAAGGTGGTTCCAGCAAAGGAAAGAACCCCCAGCCAAAATTTGATAAGAAAACACAGTCGAAATCCGATCTCAAGGATAAGAAGCCCCAAGAAGTGCTGGTGGCAAGCCCCGAATCTATTGCTAAACAAGACGCGGagctccgccgccgcctgctgGCGGAGGATGAGAAGAACCCCGCCCTCGACGTAGGCCCCAATGGCCACCCCCTCTTCACTTCGGCTCCGTCTCTCTCTTCGCTCACCGGGGATGATGTCAACCATTACTTTAGATTCAG CCTGAAGGAGTTGAACGAGGTTTTGCCGGAGGGGCTTCCGTTGGGAATGGTGAAGGAATTTGAGGAATCATGCAGGAGTGCCTTGTTGGTGCGGCAGTGTTTTATCAATCTTCGTGATAATTTTAGGCAGGCTATTGATCCTTCATTGGCAGCTAAATCTAGAG GTCTTAAAGTAAGAAAGCAAATTGTACTAGATGGCCTTTTGAGTTGTGGGAAGAGTACTGTACTTGCAATGCTTGTTAACTGGGCCCGCACGGAAGGTTGGCTTGTGCTTTATGTCCCTCGAGGTCGAGACTGGACACTCGgtggattattttataaaaatcctGATACTAATCTGTGGGATACCCCTGTGCAGGCTGTAAACATTCTACAA GATTTCTTGAAGTTCAATAAGTCTTTATTGGAAGGTATAACATGCAAAATACTTGATCCCATTCCATTGGGAGAGGGTGCTGGTGTTGGCTTGCCAAGAGGTAGGGATAAGGTGCAAATTACTGAAGGGACAACTCTTTGCCAGCTAGTTGAGGCTGGAATTAAAGACTCACATGCTGCTGTTGGAGTGGCAGTTAGATTGAGGAAGGAATTATCTAAAGTGACTAGTGTCCCTGTTCTTATTGCAATTGATCAA TATAACAATTGGTTCACATTTACCAACTTTGAGGAGCCAGTGACGAATCGTTCTTGTCGACCCATTCATGCTAGAGAAGTTGCTACT GTCAATGCATTTAGGTCAATGATGCATGATGATATGATGGTGGGTGCCTTTTCTCATTCAACTGCTGTTGGGAAATTGCGTCAAGATTTGCCAGATGTTCCTACTGATGCTCGAATCTTTCTCCCTCGGTACAATTTGGATGAGGCCGCTACCGTGTGCTACTACTATCTCAG GCAAAGACTAGCGAAACATGATGCATTTTCGGAGGAAAACTGGAAAAAGATCTTCTACTTGTCCCATGGAAATGGAACAGAGATGAGATATTTAGTTCCTTTCATGCGTTGA